The genomic segment GGAGCGGGGGTCAGGGCCGCTTCCGCCTCGGGAGCGGTGGCCGGGGCAGCGGCAGCCTTGGGCTTGGCCGCTTTGCGGGGCTTGGGGGCGGCGGCGGGAGCCACCGTCTCGGCCACTTCGGGGGCCGGAGCGGCGGGCGCGGAAGCCTTGGTGCGGGCGCGTGCTCGGGTGGGTTCTGACATGCGGACTCCTGTGGCGCCCAGGCCGGTGCAGGGTGGGCCGGATGCGGCCCGGCCGGAAAACTGGCGTGCGGGAGAGAAACGGTAGAGGAAAACTTGGCGCCGGTGGCCGGGCACCCTGGGGGGCGCCGGGGTCTGGAACGGGTCAGTCTAGCAAAGACCCCCTCGCCCGCCGAAAGCCGCGTCACGGTCAGCCGACGCCCGGCGGGAGAAAGGAGAATACGGCACCAGCGGAACGAAGGTTCCCGCCCCGATTGACACCCGCCAGCCGGGCAGAGTAGCCTTCTCGGTACCGCTAACGACTGTTTTGGAACCGCTTCCGCAAGGGAAGGAGGCGGGCCGCCGAGTGGGCAGGCCCAGACCGGGTTCCAGTCAGCGAAGGGAGAACCATGAAACGAGTGCTTGCCAGCCTCAGCCTGACCCTCGCCTGCGCCGCCGTGAGCCAGGCGGGGGCCGTGACCCTGACCTTCGCCTGCGATTCGGTGGGCCAGGGCTTCGACGAGTGCAAGAAGGGCGCCGACGCCTGGGCCAAGCGCACGGGCAACACCGTGCGGCTGATTCAGGTGCCCAAGGAAACCGATCAGCGCCTCGCGCTGTACCAGCAGCAGCTCGGTGCCCGCTCGGCGGACGTGGACGTGTACATGATCGACGTGGTGTGGCCGGGCCTGATCGGCCAGCACCTGCTGGACATGAAGAAGTACATCCCCGCTGCCGAGGTCAACCGGCACTTCCCCGCCATCGTCCAGAACAACACGATTAACGGCAAGCTGGTCGGCATGCCGTGGTTCACGGACGCGGGCGTGCTGTACTACCGCACCGACCTGCTGAAGAAGTACGGCTACACCAAGCCCCCCAAGACCTGGAACGAGCTGTCGACGATGGCCCAGAAGATCCAGGCAGGCGAGCGCAAGACCAACTCCCGCTTCGTGGGCTTCGTCTTCCAGGGCAAGAACTACGAGGGCCTGACCTGCGACGCGCTGGAGTGGATCGCCTCCTTCGGCGGCGGGACCATCGTGGATTCCAGCGGCAAGGTGACGGTCAACAACGCCAAGGCCGTGCAGGCCCTGCAGGCGATTCAGGGCCTGGTGGGCACCGTCGCCCCGCAGGCCGTGACGACCTACGGTGAAGAGGAAGCCCGCAACGTGTGGCAGGCCGGAAACGCGGCCTTTATGCGCAACTGGCCCTACGCCTACGCAGCCGGGCAGGAGCAGGGCAGCGCCGTGCGCGGCAAGATCGGCGTGGCCGCGCTCCCCGCAGGCCCCGGCGGCAAGCCCGCCGCGACGCTGGGCGGCTGGCAGCTCGCCGTGAACGCCTACTC from the Deinococcus sp. NW-56 genome contains:
- a CDS encoding ABC transporter substrate-binding protein; this encodes MKRVLASLSLTLACAAVSQAGAVTLTFACDSVGQGFDECKKGADAWAKRTGNTVRLIQVPKETDQRLALYQQQLGARSADVDVYMIDVVWPGLIGQHLLDMKKYIPAAEVNRHFPAIVQNNTINGKLVGMPWFTDAGVLYYRTDLLKKYGYTKPPKTWNELSTMAQKIQAGERKTNSRFVGFVFQGKNYEGLTCDALEWIASFGGGTIVDSSGKVTVNNAKAVQALQAIQGLVGTVAPQAVTTYGEEEARNVWQAGNAAFMRNWPYAYAAGQEQGSAVRGKIGVAALPAGPGGKPAATLGGWQLAVNAYSKNPKEAAELVRYLTGVQEQKRRAVEASYNPTIASLYKDKDVLKAVPFFGSLYDVFTNAVARPATVTGSKYNQVSDAFSTAVYNVLTKKSAPGPAMKTLEGQLNRIKGRGW